Proteins encoded by one window of Massilia sp. NR 4-1:
- a CDS encoding DUF2946 domain-containing protein has translation MWRRALWLSCFAILLNALAPSISHALSLCKGKQRSWEICLNDGRRLSGSGELDYATFLALTDRSKPQKPAPVQTERMAMEDCGYCLTHAASFAPPPAERPVLAELDGNRLLPFMLYRAPVPLQGWRASIPRGPPAIV, from the coding sequence ATGTGGCGCCGTGCTCTCTGGCTCTCGTGCTTCGCAATCCTGCTGAACGCGCTCGCCCCGTCGATCTCGCATGCGCTTTCCCTGTGCAAGGGCAAGCAGCGCAGCTGGGAAATCTGTCTGAATGACGGCCGGCGCCTGAGCGGCAGCGGCGAACTCGATTACGCCACCTTCCTGGCGCTGACCGACCGCAGCAAACCGCAAAAGCCGGCCCCGGTCCAGACTGAAAGAATGGCCATGGAGGACTGCGGCTACTGCCTGACGCATGCCGCCTCCTTCGCTCCGCCTCCCGCCGAACGGCCCGTGCTGGCTGAACTCGACGGCAACCGTCTTCTTCCCTTCATGTTGTACCGCGCGCCTGTGCCGCTGCAAGGCTGGCGTGCCTCAATCCCGCGCGGTCCTCCTGCCATTGTGTGA
- a CDS encoding copper chaperone PCu(A)C: MKKQFFACAISMAFAASAMAQVTVSESWARATVPAAKASGAFMQLQSAQDARLVGVETTVANAELHQMSMENNVMKMSEVDGIDLPAGKTVELKPGSYHVMLMQLKRQLKEGDTVPLKLTFEKKDKKRETVEVQVPVKPINYSPPARAHAGH, translated from the coding sequence ATGAAAAAGCAATTCTTTGCATGCGCCATTTCGATGGCGTTCGCCGCCTCGGCCATGGCCCAAGTCACCGTCAGCGAAAGCTGGGCGCGCGCCACCGTTCCCGCCGCTAAAGCCAGCGGCGCCTTCATGCAGCTGCAATCGGCGCAGGATGCGCGCCTGGTCGGCGTGGAAACCACGGTCGCGAATGCCGAGTTGCACCAGATGTCGATGGAAAACAATGTGATGAAGATGTCCGAGGTCGATGGCATCGATCTGCCGGCCGGCAAGACGGTCGAACTCAAGCCGGGCAGCTATCACGTCATGCTGATGCAGCTGAAACGCCAGCTGAAAGAAGGCGATACCGTGCCTTTGAAACTGACCTTCGAGAAGAAGGACAAGAAGCGCGAGACCGTGGAAGTGCAAGTACCGGTCAAGCCGATCAATTACAGCCCGCCTGCGCGCGCCCACGCCGGCCACTAA
- the purU gene encoding formyltetrahydrofolate deformylase, whose product MLYPEYILTLSCQDQRGIVHRVSGFLADHGCNIIDSAQFGAQEEHRFFMRVHFSREDAAVSDEALRAAFSGLAQEMQLEWDLHDAHYKPRVMLMVSKIGHCLNDLLFRYKSGLLPVEIPAIVSNHMDFYQLAASYNIPFHHLPLATGAPEAAKLAQEAKIIELMDMHQVDLVVLARYMQILSPSLCARLKGKAINIHHSFLPSFKGAKPYAQAHHRGVKLIGATAHFVTGDLDEGPIIEQDVERVDHSMDAATLSAIGRDVECVVLARAVKWFVEHRVLQNGSKTVVFK is encoded by the coding sequence ATGCTCTACCCGGAATACATCTTGACTCTTTCTTGCCAGGACCAGCGCGGCATTGTGCATCGCGTCTCGGGATTCCTGGCCGACCATGGCTGCAACATCATCGACTCCGCCCAGTTTGGCGCCCAGGAAGAACACCGCTTTTTCATGCGCGTGCACTTCTCGCGCGAAGACGCCGCTGTCAGCGATGAGGCGCTGCGGGCCGCCTTCTCCGGGCTGGCGCAGGAAATGCAGCTGGAGTGGGATCTGCATGACGCGCACTACAAGCCGCGCGTGATGCTGATGGTGTCGAAAATCGGCCATTGCCTGAACGACCTGCTGTTCCGCTACAAGAGCGGCCTGCTGCCGGTCGAAATCCCGGCCATCGTCTCCAACCACATGGACTTTTACCAGCTGGCGGCCAGCTATAATATTCCCTTCCACCACCTGCCGCTGGCTACCGGCGCGCCGGAAGCGGCGAAGCTGGCCCAGGAAGCGAAAATTATCGAACTGATGGACATGCACCAGGTCGATCTGGTGGTGCTGGCGCGCTATATGCAAATCCTGTCGCCATCGCTGTGCGCCCGCCTGAAAGGCAAGGCAATCAATATCCACCACTCCTTCCTGCCCAGCTTCAAGGGCGCCAAGCCTTACGCCCAGGCGCACCACCGCGGCGTGAAGCTGATCGGCGCCACCGCCCATTTCGTCACCGGCGACCTGGACGAAGGCCCGATCATCGAGCAGGATGTGGAACGCGTCGACCATTCGATGGACGCTGCCACCTTGTCGGCCATCGGCCGCGACGTGGAATGCGTGGTGCTGGCGCGCGCCGTGAAGTGGTTCGTCGAGCATCGCGTGCTGCAGAACGGCAGCAAAACCGTGGTATTCAAATAA
- a CDS encoding inositol monophosphatase family protein: protein MRQIDLDVILSLLRSVGEELRDAFRALQAAAEPEQMMEAFHRIDGGAARAIRQELGAFYPHIAWRDAREEGGGNALDGECWLCDPIDGALQFLRGIPFWAMNLTLLRDGEPVFCAVFDVMNGEMFHAVEGRGAFRNGRRIGVKDGSSHRHGVLATNHPPFASAQPRMLALAASALSAVQAEATAVRNLGSVALQLAYVACGRLDGFWQYGEDGFNCAGAALLVREAGGRTSTVDGLFYHPHSASLVAAPSGAHASLLLTLNGSSCLAAA, encoded by the coding sequence ATGAGACAAATCGATCTGGACGTGATCCTGAGTCTGCTGCGCTCGGTCGGTGAAGAATTGCGCGACGCCTTCCGCGCGCTGCAGGCGGCCGCCGAGCCGGAACAGATGATGGAAGCCTTCCATCGCATCGATGGCGGCGCGGCGCGGGCCATCCGCCAGGAGCTGGGCGCTTTCTATCCCCATATCGCCTGGCGCGACGCAAGGGAGGAAGGCGGCGGAAACGCGCTCGATGGCGAATGCTGGTTGTGCGATCCGATCGACGGCGCGCTGCAATTCCTGCGCGGCATTCCGTTCTGGGCCATGAACCTGACCCTGCTGCGCGATGGCGAACCGGTGTTTTGCGCCGTCTTCGATGTGATGAATGGCGAGATGTTCCACGCCGTGGAAGGGCGGGGCGCTTTCCGGAATGGCCGCCGCATTGGCGTCAAGGACGGAAGCAGCCACCGCCATGGCGTGCTGGCCACCAACCATCCACCGTTTGCCAGCGCCCAGCCGCGCATGCTGGCGCTGGCCGCCAGCGCGCTCAGCGCGGTGCAGGCCGAGGCGACAGCTGTGCGCAATCTCGGTTCGGTGGCCCTGCAATTGGCCTATGTGGCGTGTGGCCGTCTGGACGGTTTCTGGCAATACGGCGAGGATGGTTTCAACTGCGCGGGTGCGGCCCTGCTGGTGCGCGAGGCTGGCGGGCGCACCAGTACGGTGGACGGTCTGTTCTACCACCCGCATTCGGCCAGCCTGGTGGCGGCGCCGTCCGGCGCCCACGCCAGCCTGCTGCTGACGCTGAACGGCTCATCCTGTCTCGCTGCCGCCTGA
- a CDS encoding helix-turn-helix domain-containing protein — translation MQEAESQTTRLKGDHLMCLLAEYATPGQNHEVHSHPQGQLYLAVQGLIVVESTGMRCMMPPGRMGWIPPYAPHGAVVHGSPNSDLVGYNIFLAPELCGKLPELPVVLRPSPLAHALIERMVSWPGGVPPDDSGYRILDVLLDEIQRAEADPLRLTMPSHPRLQQMAAAIAEHPADETDLDSWAERLGLSRRSITRHFRAETGMSVVEWRQTARLQKGAEMLNAGESVTAVALTLGYDSVSSFIALFRRMLGVTPARFARGPADPALEPEQAPQPAPQQAA, via the coding sequence ATGCAAGAAGCCGAATCGCAGACCACCCGGCTCAAAGGGGACCACCTGATGTGCCTGCTGGCCGAGTACGCCACGCCCGGCCAGAACCATGAGGTGCACAGCCATCCGCAGGGCCAGCTCTATCTCGCCGTACAAGGCTTGATCGTGGTGGAATCGACTGGCATGCGCTGCATGATGCCGCCCGGCCGCATGGGCTGGATTCCGCCCTATGCGCCGCACGGGGCCGTGGTGCACGGCAGCCCGAACAGCGACCTGGTTGGCTACAATATTTTTCTGGCGCCCGAGCTATGCGGCAAGCTGCCCGAGCTGCCCGTGGTGCTGCGTCCCAGCCCGCTGGCCCATGCCCTGATCGAACGCATGGTGAGCTGGCCGGGCGGCGTGCCGCCGGACGACAGCGGCTACCGCATCCTCGATGTGCTGCTCGATGAAATCCAGCGCGCCGAAGCCGATCCGCTGCGCCTGACCATGCCCAGCCATCCGCGCCTGCAGCAGATGGCGGCCGCCATCGCCGAACATCCGGCCGACGAAACCGATCTGGATAGCTGGGCCGAACGCCTGGGCCTCTCGCGCCGCAGCATCACGCGCCACTTCCGCGCCGAAACCGGCATGTCAGTGGTGGAATGGCGGCAGACGGCGCGCCTGCAGAAAGGCGCGGAAATGCTGAACGCGGGCGAATCCGTGACGGCGGTGGCGCTGACCCTGGGCTATGACAGCGTCAGCAGCTTCATCGCCCTCTTCCGCCGCATGCTGGGCGTGACCCCGGCCCGCTTCGCGCGCGGCCCGGCCGACCCGGCGCTTGAGCCGGAGCAGGCGCCGCAACCAGCGCCACAGCAGGCGGCCTAA
- a CDS encoding KGG domain-containing protein, giving the protein MANNQAGQGEGNSQKADPASSQKSNAKRGFAAMDAAQQRQIASKGGQAAHQKGTAHEFDSEEARRAGQKGGVAVSRDREHMAAIGRKGGESRQSAQRNNASRDSRPSESSGGSETG; this is encoded by the coding sequence ATGGCTAACAATCAAGCCGGGCAAGGCGAGGGCAACAGCCAAAAGGCCGATCCCGCCAGCAGTCAGAAAAGCAACGCCAAGCGCGGCTTCGCCGCCATGGACGCCGCGCAGCAGCGCCAGATCGCCAGCAAGGGCGGCCAGGCGGCCCACCAGAAAGGCACGGCGCACGAATTCGACTCCGAAGAGGCGCGCCGCGCCGGCCAGAAAGGCGGCGTGGCCGTGAGCCGCGACCGCGAACATATGGCCGCCATCGGCCGCAAAGGCGGCGAGAGCCGGCAGTCGGCCCAGCGCAATAATGCCAGCCGCGACAGCCGGCCCAGCGAGAGTTCAGGCGGCAGCGAGACAGGATGA
- a CDS encoding M48 family metalloprotease, with protein sequence MDKLPSLARLLALWCILCAPLPAPALDQAQVEQGAARLYRERIEELRRAHSLDADPAFHARVERILLPLLAQAARDYPVSAAWSWEWHTTPDGDENAFAMAGGKLLLSREFTRRLELNDAELAMLLAHEIAHAVLLHNLREFEQAMRLDPQWAARPFAELEHAVDHDQALMRRLAPLNLQQEEEADREGLQLAWRAGWPAAKLARYFHKLSRNSYAPYLDSFAHPAPARRWQAARLLAGQLDRP encoded by the coding sequence ATGGACAAGCTTCCATCCCTGGCCCGCCTGCTTGCCCTGTGGTGCATCCTGTGCGCGCCGCTGCCCGCCCCGGCCCTCGACCAGGCGCAAGTGGAGCAGGGCGCCGCCCGCCTGTACCGCGAGCGCATCGAGGAACTGCGGCGCGCCCACAGCCTCGATGCCGATCCCGCCTTCCATGCCCGCGTCGAACGCATCCTGCTGCCCTTGCTGGCACAGGCTGCGCGCGACTATCCCGTCAGCGCCGCCTGGTCCTGGGAATGGCATACCACGCCCGACGGCGATGAAAACGCCTTTGCCATGGCCGGCGGCAAGCTGCTGCTCAGCCGCGAATTCACGCGCCGCCTGGAATTGAACGATGCCGAACTGGCCATGCTGCTGGCGCATGAAATCGCCCACGCCGTACTGCTGCACAATTTGCGCGAATTCGAACAGGCCATGCGCCTCGATCCGCAATGGGCTGCGCGCCCCTTCGCCGAACTGGAACACGCGGTCGACCACGACCAGGCGCTGATGCGCCGGCTCGCGCCCTTGAACCTGCAGCAGGAAGAGGAGGCCGACCGCGAAGGCTTGCAGCTGGCCTGGCGCGCCGGCTGGCCCGCTGCCAAGCTGGCGCGCTATTTCCATAAGCTGAGCCGCAACAGCTACGCGCCGTATCTGGACAGCTTTGCCCATCCGGCGCCGGCGCGGCGCTGGCAGGCTGCGCGCCTGCTGGCCGGGCAGCTCGATCGGCCATAG
- a CDS encoding YaeQ family protein, with protein MALKATIYKAELSIADMDRNYYGTHTLTLARHPSETDERMMVRLLAFAIHADEALTFTKGMFDVDEPDLWQKDLTDAIQLWIEVGQPDDRRILKGAGRSDKVIVYCYNATSHIWWKQIANKIDRAKNVTVINLPSEATLALESMAKRTMQLQCTIQDGQIWLTDGEQTVQIDRETLKS; from the coding sequence ATGGCACTCAAAGCAACAATTTACAAAGCCGAACTGTCGATTGCGGACATGGACCGCAACTACTATGGCACCCACACGCTGACCCTGGCGCGCCACCCGTCCGAAACGGACGAACGCATGATGGTGCGCCTCTTGGCCTTCGCCATCCATGCCGACGAGGCGCTGACCTTCACCAAGGGCATGTTCGACGTCGACGAGCCGGACCTGTGGCAGAAAGACCTGACCGACGCCATCCAGCTGTGGATCGAAGTCGGCCAGCCGGACGACCGCCGCATCCTGAAGGGCGCCGGCCGCTCGGACAAGGTGATCGTGTATTGCTACAACGCCACCAGCCATATCTGGTGGAAGCAGATCGCCAACAAGATCGACCGCGCCAAGAACGTCACGGTCATCAACCTGCCGTCCGAAGCCACGCTGGCGCTGGAAAGCATGGCCAAGCGCACCATGCAGCTGCAATGCACCATCCAGGACGGCCAGATCTGGCTGACCGACGGCGAACAGACGGTCCAGATCGACCGCGAAACCCTGAAGTCCTGA
- a CDS encoding NADP-dependent oxidoreductase, with product MTTTLENRQFRLAARPVGMSQASDWQQTVETVRELAEGEILVQSLYLSLDPAMRGWMNDAKSYIRPVAIGEVMRAGGVGVVLASRSAKFAVGEHVSGGLGVQQYWIGQAEDKTAAFYKIDPALAPLPTWLNTLGMPGMTAYFGLTEVGQPRAGETVVVSGAAGAVGQTVGQLAKLLGCRAVGIAGGAAKCDFVVKELGFDACIDYKQASVRDGLKEHCPQGVDVYFDNVGGDILDTVLTRINRKARIVICGAISQYNNTSQVQGPANYLSLLVNRARMEGMVVFDYADRYPVAMAALGKWLQEGKIKSREDVVRGLENFPQALSMLFEGKNFGKLVLQLS from the coding sequence ATGACGACGACCTTGGAGAACCGGCAATTCCGGCTGGCGGCGCGCCCGGTGGGCATGTCGCAGGCCAGCGACTGGCAGCAGACGGTGGAGACCGTGCGCGAACTGGCGGAGGGCGAAATCCTGGTGCAATCCCTCTACCTCTCGCTCGACCCGGCCATGCGCGGCTGGATGAACGACGCCAAGTCCTATATCCGTCCGGTGGCGATCGGCGAAGTGATGCGGGCCGGCGGCGTGGGCGTGGTGCTGGCCTCGCGCTCGGCCAAATTCGCGGTGGGCGAGCATGTGTCGGGGGGGCTCGGCGTGCAGCAGTACTGGATCGGCCAGGCCGAAGACAAGACGGCGGCCTTCTACAAGATCGACCCGGCCCTGGCGCCGCTGCCGACCTGGCTCAACACCCTGGGCATGCCGGGCATGACGGCTTATTTCGGCCTGACCGAGGTGGGCCAGCCGCGCGCCGGCGAAACCGTGGTGGTGTCCGGCGCCGCCGGCGCCGTGGGCCAGACCGTGGGCCAGTTGGCCAAGCTGCTGGGCTGCCGCGCCGTGGGCATTGCCGGCGGCGCTGCCAAATGCGATTTCGTGGTCAAGGAACTGGGCTTCGACGCCTGCATCGACTACAAGCAGGCGTCGGTGCGCGATGGCTTGAAAGAACACTGTCCGCAAGGCGTGGACGTGTATTTCGATAATGTCGGCGGCGACATCCTCGACACGGTGCTGACCCGCATCAACCGCAAGGCGCGCATCGTGATCTGCGGCGCCATCTCGCAGTACAACAATACCTCGCAGGTGCAAGGCCCGGCCAACTACCTGTCGCTGCTGGTGAACCGCGCCCGCATGGAGGGCATGGTGGTATTCGACTATGCCGACCGCTATCCGGTGGCTATGGCGGCCCTGGGCAAATGGCTACAGGAGGGCAAGATCAAGAGCCGCGAGGACGTGGTGCGCGGCCTGGAGAACTTCCCGCAGGCGCTGTCCATGCTGTTCGAGGGTAAGAACTTCGGCAAGCTGGTGTTGCAGCTCAGCTGA